CTAACCCTACATAAAGATGTGAACATGCATACGTCCGGTAGCCAATTGACAACTCTTATCCCACCTTTTCAGAATTCAGGAATTGAATAGTCTCAAATTTTAGAGTGTCTTTCTCAAAATTGTGCACAATTCAGGAGTATTGTTCTTGTCTTTATTGGTTcctattaacgacggaaaatcccggcGCTAAAtgtcaataatcgttgattaatgacgggatttttgGCCCTTCGTAATTAGTTTGTCATTAGAGATACAAACTCTTGTTGTGATATTGACTTCCTTTCTTTGTTTACAGATGCAAGCAAGTTAATTAGTCAGCATGTATAAGTGCGAGTTTATTGATCATACTGAACCTAAACTCCAGACTCTAgctatcactacaagaaattgtactattaacgacgggaagtcccgtcgctaaaggcgcgaacccgtcataaaagagggtcgtcgttaatgggaaatctcgtcgttaacccgtcgtaaaagacaattgcgacggttgttcccgtctttgttgggttgttatccccgtcgcaaaagcccttttacgacgggatttttacctGCCGTTATTAgattgtcataaaagatacaaatttttgaaGTGTATCACCTAAATTTTCAAAAACACTGAACATTATCACTAGTTAACGGTTTCTATTAGTATATCTGTCAAGTATGATCCACTCTGAAAATATAGGCGGGGATTTATAGACATTTTTAGTTTTGGATAAAAGATAAATGGTAGCTCAGATGTTGCGTGGAATTTTCAAAAAGTGGTGCCGTTATCAGTTATCGTTCGATTATTTTGGAATGTTACTACTCGAATCATTTGGAACATATATAGTCACAATCACAGCAAGTTGATAAATATATATTGAGTAGCCTTTTGTTGACTAGACTAGAGATGAAGCTTAATATCAGAGTCAGTCACACGGACTATCATTTCAATTCAATGACACTTATTGGGCTTCTCTTGTAGAAAATGTGCTCAAGGCCCAATAAATAACTCTCGATTTTGTTGGCCCAAGAGGGGCACACAAAATGACACAACCCAACCCATTAAACGTAGTTTTTTATTCCGTCTAATTAGTCTATTCTACTTGCCAAAAAAAAGTATAGTAACAAATATTTCACTATAAGAATTTGTATCATAATGACACCCCAATAACGACAGGTTCAAAATCCGTCGCAAATGCCTTTTGCGACGAGGTTAACAATGAAATAAAGACGGAACAATTGTCGCAAATGCCTTTTACGACGGGCTAACGACGAAATTTTCCATCAAtaacgacccccttttatgacaaGTTCGCTACAAGAAATTCCACCACTATTGGCCTTTAGCGGCTgtatttcccgtcgttaatgataCATTTTCATGTAGTGTGATACCTCGTACATTTAAGCATTGAATACGGCTATACGAGTAGTAGTTACATAAGTAAAGACGACACACTTACTCAGGGGAGTTTAGGGGTGGTGCAAGGCCGGTGAGCGACGGAACGAAGTCCAAAATTTAAGATATAATATAATTCGTTTCCTAAGCATAAGCAAAAATAAAACTAGAGTAATGATTAATGTATTTTTGTGTAATACGCAAAATCTTGGATTCGGATCCATTTGAAAAATTACACAGTGCCCTATAATCATGGTTGACATTGTAGCCTCGGCACTATATGTAGACCTTACCTTGGTCTTATTATTGTGCACTATGGTACTTAGCTTGTAGCTACTATTTATGTGAATCCTACATCGATAATTCGGCTATACCTCATTTTTATTAAGATAAAGTTTTAGGTGTGTCAAAAAATTCTTCGTTCACTTCGATAGGAGATAGGACATTCATCGATAACAAAATTACTCACACGGACCAACAAGGCAAACATTTAAGAATatgtattttactaattaaGTATAACTAATTCGAGAAAATAAATGTACAAGAAAAGTTCACAAAAATGAGAAGTACATGGTAAGTAACAAGAAAAATGTCATGTGAATATAACTAGGTAGAAAACCTCGGTTCGCTACGCCAAAAAAAGACTGATTATTGTACTTCATCAAACAATTAGCATGGATAAGAAGACCACCTTGAGAACCATTACAACAATCTGGAATACGAGAATACAGTTCCCTTAAGCAGTTACCGCAATCCATCGGAGATATATCCGCCGTACATTGAACCAACACGTAGATCTTCTCACGAGATCCCGTCACCTCAACCACCCTTGTCGCGAAATTAGTCTTATCCCAATTATTTCCATTACCAGCTTCGATAATGAGTCCTTGTACTGTATTCGACAACGTCTCGTTGTATTGTCGATAGTCCGACACCGACACATTTTCCCCTATGGAGTTGTGGCTGAACACAAGCCCTTCTTCATACACCGCAAATTTAGGGGTGTTTGCGTAACGTACCATGCACCAAAGAAACCGACCAAACCCTATGCATTCCGAGTTGTCGATCTCTAACGCCGACATGAAATTTGTTAAGTTTACTAAACAATTGTGACATTGTCGAACACTTAAGTCACCTCGACAGAGATAAGAACCGTACGCCCTATCGGAAACCCTACCCACCGAGGTGTTGAGGAACGTTAACGGTGGATGCAACGAGGAAGACTCGTATCCAAGAACCGATAGAAGTAGATGAACATTGTTTTGGAATTCGAGGTTTTTAGAATTGTTCTTCTTGGTGGAGTTTCCATAGCAAACACTACTAACACCATCGAAGTCTTCTTCTTCGGCCGCATTGAGGATCAAACCGGGACCCGAGCATATAAGAGTAGTGATAAGGAAGAGAGGTATTGCCCAAGCCATGGTTGCTCAACATGAACTTGGgctatttttttgtttaagaGGAAAAAAGTCAACTCTTAGAAAAGAAATTTGTTGTAGAGAATACATGAATGAACGTGAATCTTTCATAATGTAGGATTTTGCATGTGCTTGATCTGCGCAATATGTATCAAAATTTGCTGGTTTCCGACAAATGACAATCAAAGCAATGTTTAATTTATAGTACTAATTAATACTCCCTAATAGTTAATCAGATCGGATCTTACTGAATACACCGATCCGTAATAATTTGGGTGCTAATTGAtgctaattaattaatcatgtcaATGAGTATATATTTCAACATCCTTAGCACGTAACATGATGCATGTTCCAAGATTATTTGTCTTTCCCAAAAGGGAAAGTAGGAAAAGGGATACATTGTATTCGTATAAAATAATGTATGTGCTAGctataaaattaatttttaaatattaaattattttgtttaGCTTAAACTCACTGTATGTAGAATGATTCCATTCTTGATCGAGAATGCAATACTTACTAAAAAAACAATCTCATAATGACCGGCTCAAATCCAGTCTCTTTTGTGAAAAATCTACGACAAGATATTCGGACTTGTCATAACCTAgtctaaaaatataataaatcaaATAATTAACATGATATTTACGATGGGGTAATCAATTATAATGGTCCCCTAACACAACGAGCTTGTGATGGGTAATTTCGTTATAATTGTTCTTTTAAGGtcattaataataatttttaccGTAGCGAGTGAAaggtgaaaaataatttttgagCATATGAGGTTAGAAAGCGAAGAAATGTTTCCAATCCATAGCTGCCTTCACTACAAAAATTGAACTATTAACGAAGGGAAATTCCGTCGATAAAGGCCAATaatgttgattaatgacggaattttctgtcgcgaacccgttataaaaggggcccgtcattaatggaaaatcccgttgttaattcgtcgtaaaagacatttgcgacgattgttcccgtctttgtttggttgttagccccgtcgtaaaaggcttttgcgacagACTTTTTAACCCgttgtaattaggttgtcgttaaagacacaaatttttgtagtgctTGACAGAAAAAATGTTTATAAAAGTACTCCCtctatatttatttaagagatacacttgtcttttacggccgtatttatttaagagatacacttgccatttttagtaacttatcaaccccaccatctaattaaataatctatctacaccccaccccatccccactccctaaaatgacatggtccgcacttgttttacttattaaagtATCTAccaaaccccacttgttttattactttaactattcaatttttcttcttaatacccgtgcccggccaagtgtatctattgaataaatacggagagagtaATTCGATCTAACAAGCCTGGAACAGAGGAGTACGTGACTTGCAAATGACTTTCGTATTGTCTGCCATGTGTACCGTATCTATTTGGCAGGATATGTTGATCACAAATTCCGAAGGACATACCATATAGCAATTTCTACGTtgcattaaaaataaaaataaaaataaaaataaaaataaaaccttGTGCAATATTTATTGATGaagtattattttcaaaaaccaaaTGCTCAATATTATCATATTACAGTACAGTTTTTTTTGGGCATCTTAAtacgtactccctctgtcccttaatactcgacctgttttgatcggacacgcttgtcaatgcacaactttgaccacaaATTTCttaaactacatattataaaaacttataaaaatattaatattttgaaaatatatattaagatgaaggcaacaatatattatatactaacatttgttttcatatattataaataaaataaagtaattatgtgaatagtgcaaaaagtcaaaacagatcgagtattaagggacggagggtgTAGTAATTTTTATGCCAACTTTAAGTGCTAAAATGCTCAATATTTTCCTAAAATTCCCAGCCagtcaaaatgtaataaaatattaaaatgcgGAGAGAGTACTAAAGAGCTAATaatcaaaccaaaaaaaaaattcctctcTATTTCTATAACTCTTTATCTTGGTTGTTAAGTTAATCCTATAAGGGAAATTTGGGGTCTACataaaaagactaaaatactctattttattttttggataaaacGAGTTACTCTACTTAAATTCCTAACTAAATTACGTACATATACAAAAAATTAGCAGTTTTAGAAAGACTGGACACAAAGGACAAATTGAAGCAGTTTGGGGTCTCCGTGGATGACTTGTGCTTACTATGTGGTTTAGAAATTGAGAATCATTGTCATTTGTTTTTTGGATGTCAGTACAGTTCAAGATGTTGGAACCAGATTGCTGGTTGTTTACACATCAGTTCAACCATCAGAAGCCTGCCTCAGCTGATCAGATGGATTCATAGGAGGAATATCACTAAGTTCAGAAAAGGGGTGTTTTACACCTTTGTCTGGTGCACAGTGTATCACATTTGGAAAGAGAGAAACAATGCTATGTAAAAGGAATAGTCAGATTAGTTGTATTGATAGATTGTGCA
This Spinacia oleracea cultivar Varoflay chromosome 6, BTI_SOV_V1, whole genome shotgun sequence DNA region includes the following protein-coding sequences:
- the LOC130462921 gene encoding putative cysteine-rich repeat secretory protein 7 produces the protein MAWAIPLFLITTLICSGPGLILNAAEEEDFDGVSSVCYGNSTKKNNSKNLEFQNNVHLLLSVLGYESSSLHPPLTFLNTSVGRVSDRAYGSYLCRGDLSVRQCHNCLVNLTNFMSALEIDNSECIGFGRFLWCMVRYANTPKFAVYEEGLVFSHNSIGENVSVSDYRQYNETLSNTVQGLIIEAGNGNNWDKTNFATRVVEVTGSREKIYVLVQCTADISPMDCGNCLRELYSRIPDCCNGSQGGLLIHANCLMKYNNQSFFGVANRGFLPSYIHMTFFLLLTMYFSFL